The genomic interval GCGGCATGGCGCATGGTCTCCCAATCCGATTTACTGCCCATGATCACGGCAACCAGCGGAGAAGGCGTTGATTGTTCGGACATGTTTTTGTTTCTCAACCTTTCAGCGAAATGCTATTGCACGCCGAAAACGTTATCTGACCAGCACCATCTTCTTTTGCATGCTTTGATCACCCGCTTGCAAGCGATACCAATAAACTCCGCTTGCCAGGCCTTCGCCATTAAACAAGGCCTGATAACTGCCCGCGGGCAGCCGCTCATTCACCAGCGTTGCCACCTTCCTGCCGAGCACGTCAAAGACCATCAACTGAACAAACGCCTCACGATTCACCGAATACGAAATGGCCGTTGCCGGGTTAAACGGATTTGGGTAATTCTGCTGCAAGGTGAACGAAACTGGCGCTGCGCGCGTGGGTGAAGCAACGCCTGTCAACACCGACAAATCGAGCGTGTACATCGAGCGGCCGTGCGTGCCGGCAACCAGCAAACGGTCGGGCGCGTGAATGGCAAAATCATATACCGAAACCATGGGCAATCCCTGGCCGAGCGCATGCCATGTTTTGCCGTAATCCGGCGAATAAAAAGCGCTGACATCGGCCCCGACGTAGAGAAAGCTCGGATAATCAGGGTCAACAGCGATGGTGTTCACCGGCGTGTCCGGAAGGCCAAAGCTGATGTCTTCCCACGTTAGCCCCATATCCGTCGTACGAAAAACATGCGGCTGCGGCGAAGTCCAGCGTAGCCCCGAAAACGTGACGTAGGCAATGTTTTCATCGGTTGGATCAACGGCGACGCGTGTCACCCAACGTTCCGGCAAGCTCTCCGAAATCTCGCGCCAGGTCAAGCCGCTATCAGAAGTCACCCACACATGACTATCGTCGGTGCCTGCATAAACAACGTCAGAATTACTCGGCGCAACCGCGATTGTGGTCACCGTGCCCAAACGCGATCCCGGTTCGCTTGCCGTGAGATCGCCGCTGATCGCCGTCCAGAAATTTGCGCCGTCGATCGTGCGATAGACGCGATTTGTACCGTAATACAAAACATTGCTGTCGTTGGGATCCATCACCACCGGCGTAGCCCAGTTGCGCGGCTCGCTGTTAAAATTGATGCCGTTCAACGCGCTGACAAAAGAGGCGCCGCCATCGGTCGATTTTCCTAAAAAACCGTTTTGTGATTCGGCATAGATAATGTTTGGATTATTGGGATCAACAATCACATAAAAACCGTCACCGCCAAAAATTCCTTCCCAATCATCCAAACCGCCGGTAAGCGTGCGCAGCGTGCCGTTGTCTTGGGTGCCGCCGAGCAAATGCTGTGAATTGCTGGGATCAACGGTAATCTGATAAAACTGCGTCACCGGCAATGCTTCAACTTTTTTCCACACGAAACCGCCATCGCTCGAAATATCAATGCCGCCGTCGTGGCCGGCAATCATCTGTTGCGCGTCCATTGGATGGAACGCCAGCGCATGATGATCGACGTGTGACACCGAGGCCGTGCGCCAGGTGCTGCCGCCGTTGCTGGAAATCTGCAACGCCAAGTCCAGCACATAAACCTGCTCCGGATTTTCGGGATGCACACGCACATTGCCGAAATACCAGCTAAAATTCGCAAACCCGCTGCGCAAGCGATTGTTGGTATCAGTTCGCTGCCAAAAATTGCCGCCGTCGCGCGTGCGATAAAGACTGTCATAGGTATAGCCCGAATTGGTATAAAGCGCGTAAAGATGATCCGGCTGAGCGGCGCAAATGGCCAGGCCAATGCGGCCAATATCATTGCGGAAATCGGGCAGCCCATTCACTGCGCCGAGCCGCTGCCAGGTATCTCCGCCATCCGTGCTGCGATAAATGCCGCTCGAGGCGCCGTAAAGATGCGTGTTGAATTTTGGCGGACGCACGCGTTCCCATGCGGCGGCAAACAGAATGGCGGGATTTTGCGGGTTGATGACGAGATCGATCACACCTGTCGAGTCGTTGATGAATAAAAC from Cytophagia bacterium CHB2 carries:
- a CDS encoding T9SS type A sorting domain-containing protein; the protein is MSVFRKNILPLLLFAGLFCLFFGITSNGNQSAKLVAAASERLETKTYPSDWAWLQRTFPHGTADKAAPLEALRQAQRMRALQKSSSVTAQWQFAGPANIGGRITDIEFNPVDPSIVYAGAATGGVFKSIDGGETWQPVFDEQAVLPIGDLAVDPNHPQTIYAGTGEANGGHNNFPGGGVFKSTDGGTTWQFLGLEETTSIGRIVIDPANSNRVFVAAIGNYFATDSDRGIYRSDNGGQNWQKVLFINDSTGVIDLVINPQNPAILFAAAWERVRPPKFNTHLYGASSGIYRSTDGGDTWQRLGAVNGLPDFRNDIGRIGLAICAAQPDHLYALYTNSGYTYDSLYRTRDGGNFWQRTDTNNRLRSGFANFSWYFGNVRVHPENPEQVYVLDLALQISSNGGSTWRTASVSHVDHHALAFHPMDAQQMIAGHDGGIDISSDGGFVWKKVEALPVTQFYQITVDPSNSQHLLGGTQDNGTLRTLTGGLDDWEGIFGGDGFYVIVDPNNPNIIYAESQNGFLGKSTDGGASFVSALNGINFNSEPRNWATPVVMDPNDSNVLYYGTNRVYRTIDGANFWTAISGDLTASEPGSRLGTVTTIAVAPSNSDVVYAGTDDSHVWVTSDSGLTWREISESLPERWVTRVAVDPTDENIAYVTFSGLRWTSPQPHVFRTTDMGLTWEDISFGLPDTPVNTIAVDPDYPSFLYVGADVSAFYSPDYGKTWHALGQGLPMVSVYDFAIHAPDRLLVAGTHGRSMYTLDLSVLTGVASPTRAAPVSFTLQQNYPNPFNPATAISYSVNREAFVQLMVFDVLGRKVATLVNERLPAGSYQALFNGEGLASGVYWYRLQAGDQSMQKKMVLVR